TGCCTGAGCGCGCCTCTTTTTGCATCGGAGAGCACGCGAAACTGCGATAAAATTTTACCGCGCTACTATGAAAATCCGCCGCAAAGAACATTTGCGTAAACTTGGCTTGCTTAAATTTCGCTCACGAGCAAGCTCGTGACCCGCCTATTTAAATTTTTAATCCTAGACCGCTATTTGGCGCCCGCTAAAACGGCGCACCGCATACTATAGATATGCACGCGTAGCTTGTGTGATCTTTAAATTTTATCTCTCGCCGAGCCTGCGCTGAGCTTTGCGGATAAAATTTTATCCTTCGCTGCAAATTAAATTTCACATTCGCGCCGAGGAAATTTTGTCTTCGTCGTCCGGTAAAATTCCGCTTTCGCCGCTTTTGAATTTTAACCGCATCGCGCGCCGCAAAGCACCAGCTAGCCGTACCGCATGCAAAGCGCGCTCGGATCGTAAGCTCAAAATATCTAAAATTTAACCGCTAAACACGATCAGGCAGATCCACACTCCGAAACGCTATAAAATTTTAAGCGTTTAAATTTATCGCTCGCCTATCAGCCTGCGCACGACGTAGCTTGCGATGAAAAGCCCGAAGCTCGCAGTCACGCCCATGAAGCTACCCATCGATTTGACGCGCGGCGGCTCGCTCGAGCAGACGACGTCAAAATCGCCCGCAAAGCCGCGCTTTCGCAGCTCAGATCTGATCTTGCGCGCGAGCGGATCGCCTTGCGTCCGCCAGATTGAGCGGATTTCGATTTTAGCGGGATCGAGCCTCTTTGCGCCGCCCATCGAGCTTACGAAGCCCGCGCCCGCCTCGCTGCAGCGCAGCGCAAGCGCGATCTTGGCGCCCACGTCGTCGATCGCATCGATTACGAAATCAAATTGCGCCAGATCAAATTCCGACAAAAATTCCTCATCGATCCTAGCGGCGATCGGCGTCACGCCTTTAAATTTGCGCGCAAAAACCTCGCATTTTAGCTCGCCTACGTGCTCGCTTCCAAGCTGGCGGTTTTGATTGGTGATCTCGAAGCGATCGCAATCGATCGCGCTTAAACCTACCGCGCCGCTGCGGTACAGCGCCTCTATCGCCGCTCCGCCCACGCCGCCGCAGCCGCAGATTAAAATTTTAGCGCTTTGCAGCCTTGCAAAATCCTCGCCAAAAAGCAGGCGCGAGCGCGAAAAGCGGTCTATTACGACCTCACTCATCGTTTCTCATCCACCTTTCTAGCGCGCTCATCTGCTCGTGCGCGGTTAAATTTAGCTTAATCGGACTTAGCGTCGCCCGCCCCTCAAAAAGTGCCGAAATGTCGCTGTTTTCGTTTTTGCTCGCATCAAAACTGAGCGTAGATTTGCCGAGCCAATAATACTCCATCCCGCGCGGATTGCGGTTTAGCTGTGCGTCGGTGTCGTAGAGCTTCTCGCCGCATGGCGCGACCGTTAGTCCCTTAAAATCTTGCTTTGAAACGGCAGGGACGTTTAAATTTAAAAACTGCTTTGGCGGCAGCGGAAAGCCGTTTTTGAAAATTTTTCCCACCAAATCAACCGCAAGCTCGCATGCGAGATCAAACCCGTATCGCTGTAGCGAGTCCGCGACGTAAAACTGGCTCACCGCAAGCGCGGGAATGCCTTGCAAAACCCCCTCCATCGCGCCTCCGCAAGTGCCCGAATAGGTCACGTCCTCGGCGACGTTGGCGCCGTGATTTATGCCGCTTATCACAAGATCGGGCTTGCGGTTATACAGCGCGCGGAGCGCCAAATATACGCAGTCTGCGGGCGTAGCGTCGTCGAGTTTGAAAAATCCGTCGTCGAGCTTTACAAATCTAAGCGGGCGTGTGAGCGTGAGCGAGTGCGAGCATGCCGATTTTTCCGAGCTTGGCGCTACGATGGTGACGTTTGCGACCGATCTTAGCGCGCTTGCAAGTTCTAAAAGACCGCGCGCTTCGAATCCGTCGTCATTGGTGATTAAAATTTCTTTCATTTTCTCTCTTTAGCTAAAATTTCACGACAGGCCTATCGGGGCAGAATTCCGTCTGCAAAAATTCTAGCGCTCAATTCTTTACTATGCAAAAATTGCTACTTAGCTTGCGCGGCGTAAAATTTCATCGTGCCAAATTTTTTCGCAAAAATTCCATCACGAAACTTAGATCACAAAATTCATAGAAAAATTCCGTCTTTTTGCTACAAATTTTATAGCCTGCTATGCAATTTCATCGCCTAAATTTAGTTTTCGAAATTCCTTAAATTTTGCGACCGCACTCCGCAACTCGCCGCAAAATCTCGCCTTTTAAATTTTCGCGCCGATGTAAATCCGCGGCATAAAATTATGCGAGATATTCTACAACCCCGCTTTACGGCATATCTCCTCGCTCACCTGCGAATCAAGTAGGTGCGAGCTCGGATAATCGTAGAAAAATCGGTGCACTTCACGCACTCCGCTTCGCAATAAAGCTCGCGTACTAGGTGCGTTGCAGTCATTTTCGGTAATATCCTTGGTTAGCAGTTTGAGATATTTTTGCCGATCGGAGCTTTTCAAGCTCGCCCAGCCAGGGCTTAGCGAGTAGGCATAGATCAGATCGCTTCCTTGCGCGCTAATTTCTTCGAGGAAGGCAAACTGCGCGACCTTAACGTGAGACTTGGTGCCGCCTACGTCTGCTGCGATCTCGCTAGCTGCGGCTTTAGCGACGAGTGCGGGCGAGCCTAGCTTACTAAGCGCCTCAAAACGCGCCGTTACTGCGGGATCCTCGGTGACTTGACGCTTTTGGTATTTAGCCGCGCCGCAACCGCCCAGCAACATCGCGAACGCGCCGCATAGCGCTAAAATTTTAAAATTTCTCATCTTAAATCCTTTGTCGGCTTAATTTTAGCACATTTTGCTATAATTAACAAAAATTTAAAAGGCTAAATTTGAAATATTTAATCTCTTGCCTAGAACCCTCGGCGAATCTGCATTTTAAAGAGGTTCTAGCGCATCTTAAAAGGCTCGATCCCGCTTACGAAATTTGCGGAATTTTCGATGAAAAGCTGGGCTCGCCGATATACAAAAGCAGCGAATTTTCGGCGATGGGCTTTATAGAAATTTTGCCGCTGATTTTAAAAGCCAAGCGCGCGATAACGCAGATGACGCGACTTGCGGCGGAATGCGATCGCGCGCTTTTGATCGACTCGCCCGCATTTAATCTGCCGCTTGCTCGCGCGATCAAAGAAAGCGGCGCGCGCGCGGAAATTTCATATTATATCCTGCCGCAGGTTTGGGCGTGGAAGCCGCACAGAGCGGAGAAGCTGAAGGCGTTTTGCGATAATCTGCTCTCCATCTGGCCTTTTGAGGCGAAATTTTTCGGCGCGGATTGCGAGGGAGATAAAGGTGCCGTGCCGCAAGAAGCGGAGAGCAAAGATGCTGCAGCACAAGAAACAAAAGATAAAGACGCTGCGC
This window of the uncultured Campylobacter sp. genome carries:
- a CDS encoding ThiF family adenylyltransferase, translating into MSEVVIDRFSRSRLLFGEDFARLQSAKILICGCGGVGGAAIEALYRSGAVGLSAIDCDRFEITNQNRQLGSEHVGELKCEVFARKFKGVTPIAARIDEEFLSEFDLAQFDFVIDAIDDVGAKIALALRCSEAGAGFVSSMGGAKRLDPAKIEIRSIWRTQGDPLARKIRSELRKRGFAGDFDVVCSSEPPRVKSMGSFMGVTASFGLFIASYVVRRLIGER
- the surE gene encoding 5'/3'-nucleotidase SurE, with product MKEILITNDDGFEARGLLELASALRSVANVTIVAPSSEKSACSHSLTLTRPLRFVKLDDGFFKLDDATPADCVYLALRALYNRKPDLVISGINHGANVAEDVTYSGTCGGAMEGVLQGIPALAVSQFYVADSLQRYGFDLACELAVDLVGKIFKNGFPLPPKQFLNLNVPAVSKQDFKGLTVAPCGEKLYDTDAQLNRNPRGMEYYWLGKSTLSFDASKNENSDISALFEGRATLSPIKLNLTAHEQMSALERWMRNDE